From the genome of Candidatus Dormiibacterota bacterium, one region includes:
- a CDS encoding DUF4388 domain-containing protein produces MNGKSILSGDLGAINLADIFGLLGMSKKTGVLRLMRGAETRSLHWELGEIVFARSNSVRNSLGNFLVRKGIITPEQNAVSASKIDETTRHGKVLVRMGFITADQLLWAVKQQVLEIVYSLFHWRSGLFEFLEGATDAKEKITLSMSTTKVIMEGIHRLDEWAKIRTLFTDDSQILEAAIGPEQVGARPDLGTEDKKLLALVDGSRTLAEIAGLARQGEFECYSVLFNLVSAGILRLRGVQAQARRAAR; encoded by the coding sequence ATGAACGGAAAGAGCATTCTGAGCGGCGATCTGGGCGCCATCAACCTCGCGGACATTTTCGGTCTCCTGGGAATGTCCAAGAAGACGGGCGTCCTGAGGCTCATGCGCGGCGCGGAGACCCGCTCGCTGCACTGGGAGCTCGGTGAGATCGTCTTCGCGCGATCCAACTCGGTTCGCAACAGTCTTGGAAATTTCCTGGTGCGCAAAGGCATCATCACCCCGGAGCAGAACGCGGTCTCGGCCTCCAAGATCGACGAGACGACCCGGCACGGAAAGGTTCTGGTCCGGATGGGCTTCATCACGGCCGACCAGCTGCTGTGGGCGGTCAAACAGCAGGTTCTGGAGATCGTCTACTCCCTGTTCCACTGGCGCTCGGGTCTGTTCGAGTTCCTGGAGGGAGCGACTGACGCCAAAGAGAAGATCACCCTGTCGATGTCGACCACCAAGGTCATCATGGAGGGGATCCACCGCCTCGACGAGTGGGCCAAGATTCGCACCCTCTTCACCGACGACTCGCAAATCCTGGAAGCGGCCATCGGCCCCGAGCAGGTCGGAGCCCGGCCCGACCTCGGCACCGAGGACAAGAAGCTCCTGGCCCTGGTCGACGGCTCGCGGACCCTCGCGGAGATCGCCGGTCTGGCGAGACAGGGCGAGTTCGAGTGCTACTCGGTCCTGTTCAACCTGGTCTCCGCGGGCATCCTGCGCTTGCGCGGCGTTCAGGCCCAGGCCAGGCGGGCCGCCCGCTGA
- a CDS encoding Rossmann-like and DUF2520 domain-containing protein encodes MKKEFALIGAGRLGRTLGRLLMRHGYAPTGLACRSLRSARQARAFIGAGEPTASNVQAAARAGLVLIATPDREVVPVGRELARARLPWAGRVVAHCSGAVSSAALEPLRRRGALVASVHPLASIAASRSDTDFQGTPFAIEGDPRAVRVLRRLVLDLGGLPVTIPREAKALYHLIACTLSNDLVAFLAAGFEAARGLGLGTRQAARLYLPLIRGTIENVARLGPVKALTGPISRGDIATLRLHSDALRTLPADLRRLHRILALRSSGLALQARTITPEMAGRIARLLSTLP; translated from the coding sequence ATGAAGAAGGAGTTCGCCCTGATCGGGGCGGGGAGGCTCGGAAGGACGCTCGGCCGGCTCCTGATGCGGCACGGCTACGCGCCGACCGGATTGGCCTGCCGATCCTTGCGCTCGGCGCGCCAGGCCCGCGCCTTCATAGGCGCCGGAGAACCGACGGCCTCGAACGTGCAAGCGGCGGCCCGGGCGGGGCTCGTCCTCATCGCCACGCCCGATCGCGAGGTGGTTCCCGTGGGGCGCGAGCTCGCGCGTGCCCGCCTGCCGTGGGCCGGGCGCGTCGTGGCCCATTGCAGCGGCGCCGTCTCGTCGGCGGCGCTCGAGCCTTTGCGGCGGCGGGGTGCTCTGGTGGCCTCGGTGCATCCGCTCGCGAGCATCGCGGCCTCGCGCTCCGACACGGACTTCCAGGGGACTCCGTTCGCCATCGAAGGGGACCCGCGCGCCGTGCGCGTCCTCCGCAGGCTGGTCCTCGATCTGGGAGGCCTCCCCGTCACCATTCCACGCGAGGCCAAGGCTCTGTATCACCTCATCGCCTGCACCCTCTCGAACGACCTCGTGGCGTTCCTGGCGGCTGGCTTCGAGGCGGCCCGCGGCCTGGGGCTGGGAACACGACAGGCGGCCCGCCTCTATCTTCCGCTGATCCGCGGGACCATCGAGAACGTGGCGCGGCTCGGTCCCGTCAAAGCCTTGACGGGACCAATCTCCCGAGGGGACATCGCGACCCTTCGCCTGCACTCCGATGCACTGCGCACTCTTCCTGCGGACCTGCGGCGCCTGCACCGAATCCTGGCGCTGCGCTCCTCCGGGCTGGCCTTGCAGGCGCGCACCATCACACCCGAGATGGCCGGGCGGATCGCGCGCCTGCTCAGCACCCTTCCTTGA
- a CDS encoding RluA family pseudouridine synthase: MTGSPRSSGAGSPKSLDLPREARGERLDRVLASLLPGESRASLQRLMRDGRVRILGRPARPSYTVRGGERIEIEIPPPRPSHLEPEALPLIILHEDTDLLVLDKPAGLPVHPGAGARRTTLVNALLHHCKDLSVIGGVERPGIVHRLDRETSGVLVVAKNDAAHRSLAAQFKARTVRKLYEALVWGDPRGLDGVIDGPIGRHPFARVRMAVRPDGRPSRTVFRISTSFGEVSFLEIEPSTGRTHQIRVHLSFIGHPIVGDSLYGGRRPLQDAPRDVAEALAAYAGLALHARRLGFAHPRSGAWHEFTAARPETLQSVLDRLSRGAPGGPSDEAGSP; this comes from the coding sequence ATGACGGGATCGCCCCGGTCCAGCGGGGCCGGGAGCCCGAAGAGCCTCGATCTCCCCCGGGAGGCCCGCGGGGAGCGCCTGGACAGGGTCCTCGCCTCTCTCCTTCCCGGGGAAAGCCGGGCTTCGTTGCAGCGCCTGATGCGCGACGGACGCGTGCGTATCCTGGGCCGGCCGGCGCGCCCCTCCTACACCGTGCGCGGGGGGGAGCGCATCGAGATCGAGATTCCGCCTCCCCGCCCCTCGCATCTCGAGCCCGAGGCGCTGCCGCTCATCATCCTGCACGAGGACACCGATCTCCTGGTCCTCGACAAACCGGCGGGACTTCCGGTCCACCCTGGAGCCGGCGCCCGCCGCACCACCCTGGTCAACGCCCTGCTGCATCACTGCAAGGATCTCTCCGTGATCGGGGGAGTCGAACGGCCGGGAATCGTGCACCGGCTCGACCGGGAGACGTCCGGCGTCCTTGTGGTCGCCAAGAACGACGCCGCCCATCGTTCGCTTGCGGCCCAGTTCAAGGCGCGCACCGTGAGGAAGCTCTACGAAGCCCTCGTCTGGGGCGATCCACGCGGGTTGGACGGCGTCATAGACGGGCCGATCGGACGTCATCCTTTCGCCCGGGTCAGGATGGCCGTCCGTCCGGATGGCCGCCCGTCTCGTACGGTCTTCAGGATCAGCACCTCGTTCGGCGAGGTGTCGTTCCTGGAGATCGAGCCTTCGACCGGCCGGACGCACCAGATCCGCGTGCATCTGAGCTTCATCGGCCACCCGATCGTAGGCGATTCGCTTTACGGAGGCAGGCGCCCGCTCCAGGATGCGCCGCGCGACGTAGCCGAGGCCCTCGCTGCCTACGCGGGACTGGCGCTGCACGCAAGGCGCCTCGGTTTCGCCCACCCGCGGAGCGGTGCGTGGCACGAGTTCACCGCGGCGCGTCCGGAGACTCTTCAGTCCGTTCTTGACCGGTTGAGTCGGGGCGCGCCGGGCGGGCCGTCTGATGAGGCGGGATCGCCATGA
- the lgt gene encoding prolipoprotein diacylglyceryl transferase: MYPVLFDLDLGRFGRFTVGTYGLFYALGFLLALRLAVALARRDGIDSARIVDLGIVALLAGFIGAKLTLYIIDARYYIAHPVEILRNLRSAGVFYGGFALAAVAGLLYVRRYRLPVGKVADLVAPPLALGQAIGRIGCLMAGCCYGRSCNLPWAVTFSDPSAFQLTGVPLGVPLHPTQIYHALADFLILAATLWLLKRRRFEGQVFWAYVLLYAILRFVVEIFRGDAARGVFFGGSVSTSQLIAVPAALMATFMLIRLGRARGTTVAGRRTA, from the coding sequence ATGTATCCTGTCCTGTTCGATCTCGACCTCGGACGATTCGGCAGGTTCACGGTCGGAACCTACGGGCTGTTCTATGCCCTGGGATTTCTGCTGGCCCTCCGCCTGGCGGTCGCCCTGGCCCGGCGCGATGGAATCGACAGCGCCCGCATCGTGGACCTCGGGATCGTGGCGCTCCTGGCCGGCTTCATCGGCGCGAAGCTGACGCTGTACATCATCGACGCGCGCTACTACATCGCTCACCCGGTGGAAATCCTGAGGAATCTCCGCTCGGCGGGTGTCTTCTACGGCGGGTTCGCCCTCGCGGCGGTGGCGGGGCTCCTGTATGTCCGCCGCTACCGCCTGCCTGTCGGGAAGGTCGCGGACCTCGTCGCCCCGCCCCTGGCCCTGGGCCAGGCGATCGGCCGCATCGGATGCCTGATGGCCGGCTGTTGCTACGGTCGGAGCTGCAATCTCCCCTGGGCGGTCACCTTCAGCGACCCGTCCGCCTTTCAGCTGACGGGGGTGCCGCTCGGCGTTCCGCTTCACCCGACTCAGATCTACCACGCCCTCGCAGACTTCTTGATCCTGGCGGCGACCCTGTGGTTGCTGAAGCGACGCCGTTTCGAGGGCCAGGTGTTCTGGGCGTACGTCCTTCTCTACGCGATCCTGCGCTTCGTCGTCGAGATCTTCCGGGGGGACGCGGCACGCGGTGTGTTCTTCGGCGGGAGCGTGTCCACGTCGCAGCTGATCGCCGTCCCGGCCGCGCTTATGGCCACCTTCATGCTGATCCGTCTCGGCCGCGCCCGCGGCACCACCGTCGCAGGGCGGCGGACTGCGTGA
- the lspA gene encoding signal peptidase II, translating to MSRSTLLRIAYALLTLSVLLLDQTTKAMVVSRMTLWSSAPVVPGFFHITLVRNKGALFGLFQDLPDPYRGTLFTVVPVLAIILMLVFQYRTTIHDTATQTGLALILGGAFGNLVDRLRLGYVTDFLDVFVGDHHWPAFNVADSCISIGVALLLFDLLARGWHREPALPPGC from the coding sequence GTGAGCCGCTCCACGCTTCTCCGGATCGCCTACGCGCTCCTGACCCTCTCCGTCCTCCTCCTGGACCAGACGACCAAGGCGATGGTGGTGTCCCGCATGACGCTGTGGTCCAGCGCGCCGGTCGTCCCGGGGTTCTTCCACATCACGCTGGTCAGGAACAAGGGGGCGCTGTTCGGGCTGTTCCAGGATCTCCCGGACCCTTACCGCGGCACCCTTTTCACCGTCGTGCCCGTCCTGGCGATCATCCTGATGCTCGTGTTCCAGTACCGCACCACCATCCACGACACCGCGACGCAGACCGGGCTGGCGCTCATCCTCGGAGGCGCGTTCGGGAACCTCGTCGATCGCCTGCGTCTCGGCTACGTCACCGATTTCCTCGACGTCTTCGTGGGGGATCACCACTGGCCGGCCTTCAACGTAGCCGACTCCTGCATCTCCATCGGAGTCGCCCTCCTTCTGTTCGACCTTCTGGCGCGCGGCTGGCATCGAGAGCCGGCGCTGCCACCCGGGTGCTGA
- the ileS gene encoding isoleucine--tRNA ligase: MEPLDLKNTLNLPRTDFPMKADLPRREPAMLERWDRLNVYAALRRMRGGRPRYVLHDGPPYANGNIHLGQTLNKILKDLVVKSRSMMGFDAPYVPGWDCHGLPIEHQVDKDLGPKKAALTPPQIRAACRAYAEKYVAVQREEFRRLGVFGEWQTPYLTMNPAYEATIVRQVGRFAENGNIYRDKRSVHWCPRDATALAEAEVEYEDHVSPSIYVRFPLDPAPLLKRFPSLAGRKVSVLIWTTTPWTLPANVAIALHPEFTYQFVDIGEEVLLLAADLVPTVLALKGLRPRGILGEAKGRSLEGVGPARAPYPFASGGLSRLVLGDYVTRDTGTGAVHTAPGHGMDDFLTGRRHGLPIFSPVDDRGRFTKEVGPWAGQSVFDANAAILKDLEDRGLLFHAATISHSYPHCWRCKGPILFRATEQWWIALDHADLRRRCLDAIRGVRFIPESGALRIGGMIGTRPDWCISRQRVWGVPLPFPFCSSCGREIVDPAFIERTARLFQEQGSDAWFDPEQFGTLAEGTTCRHCGGRELQARNEIVDVWFESGVSYLALLGERADFPWPSDLYLEGSDQHRGWFHSSLIIAVNDRDEAPYRSVLTHGFTLDGQGRKMSKSLGNVIPPQDVIKQHGADVLRLWVATVDFLEDMRLSKEILDRNAEAYRKIRNTCRYLLGNLYDFDPGLHVVAPRDMEEIDLWVLHQLNHVIARMRSTYERYEFHLATQAIHRFSTVTLSALYLDVLKDRLYTRPPDDRSRRSAQTAMRLILDSLARLMAPVLCFTADEVWQALRGGRSGDPVDESVHTQEFPVALDLPQDDGIETRFERLLETRQVVLKALETARAEGRIGNSLEAHVVLRATGERLALLQRYAGFLEDLFIVSGVTVGSPPATAVPGGEDEPLSVSVERAEGRKCERCWHIRKDVGQDAEFKTVCARCVRAVQAILGTRRAGV, from the coding sequence ATGGAACCGCTCGACCTGAAGAACACCCTCAATTTGCCGCGCACCGACTTTCCGATGAAGGCGGACCTGCCGCGACGCGAGCCGGCCATGCTCGAGCGCTGGGACCGCCTGAATGTCTATGCCGCCCTCCGCCGCATGCGCGGCGGACGGCCGCGCTACGTCCTCCACGACGGACCGCCGTACGCGAACGGCAACATCCACCTGGGACAGACGCTCAACAAGATCCTGAAGGATCTCGTGGTGAAGTCGCGCTCCATGATGGGGTTCGATGCGCCCTATGTCCCTGGATGGGACTGCCACGGCCTGCCGATCGAGCACCAGGTCGACAAGGACCTGGGACCGAAGAAGGCCGCCCTGACCCCGCCGCAGATCCGCGCCGCCTGCCGCGCCTACGCCGAGAAATACGTGGCTGTCCAGCGCGAGGAATTCCGCCGGCTGGGGGTGTTCGGCGAGTGGCAGACTCCGTACCTGACCATGAATCCCGCGTACGAAGCGACCATCGTCCGCCAGGTCGGACGCTTCGCCGAGAACGGCAACATCTACCGCGACAAGCGATCGGTGCACTGGTGTCCACGTGACGCCACCGCCCTGGCCGAGGCGGAGGTGGAGTACGAGGATCACGTCTCACCGTCCATCTACGTCCGCTTCCCGCTCGACCCGGCCCCGCTGCTGAAGCGCTTCCCCTCCCTGGCGGGGCGCAAGGTATCGGTCCTGATCTGGACCACGACTCCGTGGACCCTGCCGGCCAACGTGGCGATCGCCCTCCATCCCGAATTCACCTACCAGTTCGTCGACATCGGGGAGGAGGTGCTGCTCCTGGCGGCCGATCTCGTCCCGACGGTCCTCGCTCTGAAGGGTCTCCGGCCCCGGGGCATCCTCGGAGAGGCGAAGGGTCGGAGCCTGGAGGGGGTCGGTCCCGCGAGGGCGCCGTACCCGTTCGCCTCCGGAGGGCTCTCGCGACTCGTCCTGGGCGACTACGTGACGCGCGACACCGGCACCGGCGCGGTCCACACGGCGCCGGGTCACGGGATGGATGATTTCCTGACCGGCCGCAGACACGGCCTGCCGATCTTCTCGCCCGTCGATGACCGGGGTCGTTTCACGAAGGAGGTCGGTCCCTGGGCGGGGCAGAGCGTGTTCGACGCCAACGCGGCGATCCTCAAGGACCTGGAGGATCGAGGTCTTCTGTTCCACGCCGCCACGATCAGCCACAGCTATCCGCACTGCTGGCGCTGCAAGGGGCCGATCCTCTTCCGCGCCACCGAGCAGTGGTGGATCGCCCTCGATCACGCCGACCTGCGTCGCCGCTGCCTGGATGCGATCCGCGGCGTGCGGTTCATTCCCGAGAGCGGCGCTCTGCGCATCGGCGGCATGATCGGCACGCGGCCCGACTGGTGCATCTCCCGTCAGAGGGTCTGGGGCGTGCCGCTGCCGTTTCCGTTCTGCTCCTCCTGCGGTCGCGAGATCGTCGATCCCGCGTTCATCGAGCGCACCGCCCGCCTGTTCCAGGAGCAAGGCAGCGACGCCTGGTTCGACCCGGAGCAGTTCGGGACGCTCGCCGAGGGGACGACCTGCCGGCACTGCGGGGGGCGGGAGCTTCAGGCCCGGAACGAGATCGTCGATGTCTGGTTCGAATCGGGGGTCTCCTACCTGGCCCTTCTGGGCGAGCGCGCCGATTTTCCCTGGCCGAGCGACCTGTACCTCGAGGGGAGCGATCAGCACCGTGGATGGTTCCACTCCTCCCTCATCATCGCGGTCAATGATCGGGACGAGGCGCCGTATCGCAGCGTCCTGACGCACGGTTTCACCCTGGACGGCCAGGGGCGCAAGATGTCCAAGTCGCTCGGCAATGTCATCCCGCCGCAGGACGTCATCAAGCAGCACGGGGCCGACGTCCTGCGTCTGTGGGTCGCGACCGTGGACTTTCTCGAGGACATGCGTCTGTCCAAGGAGATCCTCGACCGCAACGCCGAGGCCTACCGGAAAATCCGCAACACCTGCCGGTATCTCCTCGGCAATCTGTACGATTTCGATCCCGGGCTCCACGTGGTCGCCCCGCGCGACATGGAGGAGATCGACCTCTGGGTCCTGCATCAGCTCAACCACGTGATCGCACGGATGCGCTCGACGTACGAACGCTACGAGTTCCATCTCGCCACGCAGGCGATCCATCGCTTCAGCACGGTCACCCTGAGCGCCTTGTACCTCGATGTCCTGAAGGACCGCCTGTACACCAGGCCGCCCGACGACCGGTCGAGACGATCGGCCCAGACCGCCATGCGGCTGATCCTCGACTCGCTGGCGCGGCTGATGGCGCCGGTGCTGTGCTTCACCGCGGACGAGGTGTGGCAGGCGCTCCGGGGCGGGCGCTCCGGCGATCCCGTCGACGAGTCGGTCCACACGCAGGAGTTCCCGGTCGCGCTGGATCTGCCGCAGGACGACGGGATCGAAACCCGCTTCGAGCGGCTGCTGGAAACTCGCCAAGTCGTGCTGAAGGCGCTCGAGACGGCGCGCGCGGAGGGACGCATCGGGAACTCGCTCGAGGCGCACGTCGTGCTCCGGGCCACGGGCGAGCGGCTCGCGCTCCTGCAGCGCTACGCCGGGTTTCTCGAGGACCTGTTCATCGTGTCGGGGGTCACCGTCGGGTCCCCGCCCGCGACCGCCGTCCCGGGCGGCGAGGATGAGCCGCTCTCGGTGAGCGTGGAGCGGGCCGAAGGGCGCAAGTGCGAGCGCTGCTGGCATATTCGGAAGGATGTCGGCCAGGATGCGGAGTTCAAGACCGTGTGCGCGCGCTGCGTGCGCGCCGTGCAGGCCATCCTCGGCACGCGGAGGGCGGGGGTGTGA